One Bombus fervidus isolate BK054 chromosome 2, iyBomFerv1, whole genome shotgun sequence DNA segment encodes these proteins:
- the LOC139994905 gene encoding facilitated trehalose transporter Tret1, translated as MTTMERGILRQMFIGIVCNLLIIDSGLNEGWSTPIIPKFDQDDPLQVSSDKVVWIVNLMYVGVGLGSVVPFLLMDRIGRKGTLLFATIPKIASWILIGLAATVQQLYFGRILAGIGCGITYAVMPMYLGEVSSKKTRGPLGTLMAVLLNTGMMLAYAIGLWVSRFTMSMISVSIPLIFLLTFVWLPESSVFLTKKNKLISAERTLKWALGKDDVMEELEEIKRIVATEDHSPDRTLGRSLKEIFTRRENRRAFRIAVIVMSALTLTGAAPLLAYQSFIFEEAGFEVATNVSIVMTGCAIVLAGSVCVLLVRMAGKRLLLLISTPICVVSLTMMGIFFGLLTSDHDVSKLRWIPSVFLVIYVLGYGLALNPIPLAYVGEIFHIDVKVPAAIFCSVYYAIATTTMVKFYQVLQESYGTYMPILVFAVITLLIWLLIYRYVPETEGKTLEEIQIELRRKY; from the exons ATGACAACCATGGAGCGTGGAATATTACGACAGATGTTTATTGGAATCGTTT GCAACCTTCTGATCATCGATAGTGGATTGAACGAAGGATGGAGCACTCCTATTATACCAAAATTCGACCAGGACGATCCTTTGCAAGTGTCCAGCGACAAAGTGGTTTGGATAGTGAATTTGATGTACGTCGGTGTTGGTCTCGGCTCAGTCGTGCCGTTTCTTTTGATGGACAGGATCGGTCGCAAAGGAACGCTACTGTTCGCCACGATACCAAAGATTGCCAGCTGGATTTTAATCGGTTTGGCAGCTACCGTTCAACAGCTTTACTTTGGTAGAATACTTGCTGGCATTGGATGTGGAATAACGTACGCTGTGATGCCTATGTACTTGGGCGAAGTTAGCAGCAAAAAGACTCGTGGACCGTTAG GTACTCTGATGGCTGTGCTTCTAAACACGGGGATGATGCTAGCGTACGCGATCGGCTTATGGGTGTCTCGTTTCACGATGTCCATGATCTCGGTCTCGATACCCTTAATATTCCTCTTGACGTTTGTCTGGTTACCGGAAAGCTCCGTGTTCCTCACGAAGAAGAACAAACTAATATCCGCGGAGAGGACGTTGAAATGGGCGTTAGGAAAGGACGACGTCATGGAGGAACTGGAAGAAATCAAACGGATCGTGGCGACCGAGGATCACAGCCCCGATAGAACATTGGGAAGATCATTGAAGGAGATATTCACTAGGCGTGAGAATCGTCGTGCTTTTCGTATCGCTGTGATTGTCATGAGCGCGTTGACGTTAACGGGGGCGGCTCCTTTGCTCGCTTATCAATCGTTCATATTCGAGGAAGCTGGCTTCGAGGTCGCAACGAACGTTAGCATCGTGATGACTGGATGTGCAATTGTATTAGCTGGAAGCGTGTGCGTGTTGTTGGTGAGGATGGCCGGCAAGAGATTGCTGTTGCTGATCTCGACGCCCATCTGTGTGGTGTCCTTGACGATGATGGGAATCTTCTTCGGGCTCCTGACGAGCGACCACGACGTCTCCAAGCTACGATGGATACCTAGCGTGTTCCTTGTGATTTATGTGCTTGGGTACGGACTCGCGTTGAACCCGATCCCGCTGGCCTACGTAGGCGAGATCTTTCACATAGATGTGAAGGTACCCGCCGCGATATTCTGCTCAGTCTATTACGCCATCGCTACCACTACAATGGTAAAATTCTATCAG GTGCTGCAAGAATCGTACGGGACGTACATGCCAATATTGGTGTTCGCTGTGATTACTTTACTTATATGGTTACTAATTTATCGATACGTGCCAGAGACCGAAGGGAAGACTTTGGAGGAAATacagatagaattacgaagaaaatattga